A portion of the Paludisphaera rhizosphaerae genome contains these proteins:
- a CDS encoding LapA family protein codes for MKVLQALLLLIFLGAILLFAVQNTEAITVAFAKWHVTGPVALMALAAYVLGMLSGWTVVSFFSRSLREVTERRTIE; via the coding sequence ATGAAGGTCCTTCAAGCGCTCTTGCTGCTGATCTTCCTCGGCGCAATCCTCCTCTTCGCCGTGCAGAACACGGAGGCGATCACCGTCGCCTTCGCCAAGTGGCACGTCACCGGCCCGGTCGCCCTGATGGCGCTGGCGGCCTACGTCCTGGGCATGCTCAGCGGCTGGACGGTCGTCTCGTTCTTCTCGCGGTCGCTGCGCGAGGTGACCGAACGTCGGACGATCGAGTGA
- a CDS encoding sulfatase family protein, producing MKRVSLLAAAVVVFAALSAGAAFGADRPPNVVLILSDDQAWNDYSFMGHPQVHTPNIDRLAAEGMTFRRGYVPSSLCSPSLASIITGMYAHQHHVTGNDPPGTAGRYAQLKSEPALLEGRKRLVSFFEASPTIPRLLSGRGYATFQAGKWWGGNFSEGGFAEGMTHGDLAKGGRHGDVGLEIGRKSMAPVFDFIDREVAASKPFFVWYAPMMPHQPHTPPDRLLNKYRDKTPSLHVAKYWAMVEWFDETCGALLKHLDEKGVAENTLVVYLADNGWIQNPDAAKYDVRSKQSPYDGGLRTPIIVRHLGKIKPAVSDKPVSSIDVAPTILAAAGIEKPVKMQGVNLLDAEAVAKRPAVFGEIFTHDVADLDDPAASLRDRWVVAGDWKLIVPEVRNSPGSAVELFNIVADPYESNNLADREPARVEELRKLIDAWWRPAE from the coding sequence ATGAAGCGTGTCAGCCTTCTCGCCGCCGCCGTCGTCGTTTTCGCTGCTCTGTCCGCTGGGGCGGCTTTCGGTGCGGATCGACCGCCGAACGTGGTCCTGATCCTCTCAGACGACCAGGCCTGGAACGACTACTCGTTCATGGGGCATCCCCAGGTCCATACTCCGAACATCGACCGGTTGGCGGCCGAGGGGATGACCTTCCGTCGCGGCTATGTGCCCTCAAGCCTTTGCTCGCCGAGCCTGGCGTCGATCATCACGGGGATGTACGCCCACCAGCACCACGTCACGGGCAACGATCCGCCCGGAACGGCTGGCCGCTACGCTCAGCTCAAGTCGGAGCCCGCGCTGCTCGAAGGTCGAAAGCGGCTGGTGAGCTTCTTCGAGGCGTCGCCGACGATCCCTCGGCTGCTGTCGGGTCGCGGTTATGCGACCTTCCAGGCCGGCAAGTGGTGGGGCGGGAACTTCAGCGAAGGGGGCTTCGCCGAGGGGATGACCCACGGCGATCTTGCGAAGGGGGGCCGCCACGGCGACGTCGGCCTGGAGATCGGCCGGAAGTCGATGGCGCCGGTCTTCGACTTCATCGACCGGGAGGTCGCGGCCTCGAAGCCCTTCTTCGTCTGGTACGCCCCGATGATGCCGCACCAGCCTCACACGCCCCCCGACCGCCTTTTGAACAAGTACCGCGACAAGACGCCGAGCCTTCACGTCGCGAAGTACTGGGCGATGGTCGAGTGGTTCGACGAAACCTGCGGCGCTTTGCTTAAGCATCTGGACGAGAAGGGCGTGGCGGAAAACACCCTCGTCGTCTACCTCGCCGACAACGGCTGGATCCAGAACCCCGACGCGGCCAAGTACGACGTCCGCTCGAAGCAGTCGCCCTACGACGGCGGCCTGCGGACGCCGATCATCGTCCGCCACCTAGGGAAGATCAAACCGGCGGTGAGCGACAAGCCGGTCAGCTCGATCGACGTGGCTCCCACGATCCTGGCCGCGGCGGGGATTGAGAAACCCGTGAAGATGCAGGGGGTCAACCTGCTGGACGCCGAGGCCGTCGCGAAACGGCCCGCCGTCTTCGGCGAGATCTTCACGCACGACGTCGCCGACCTCGACGACCCGGCCGCGAGCCTACGCGACCGCTGGGTCGTCGCCGGCGACTGGAAGCTCATCGTTCCCGAGGTTCGCAACTCGCCCGGGTCGGCCGTCGAGCTGTTCAACATCGTCGCCGACCCGTATGAGTCGAACAACCTGGCCGACCGCGAGCCGGCGCGGGTTGAGGAACTGCGGAAGCTCATCGACGCCTGGTGGCGGCCGGCGGAGTGA
- the alaS gene encoding alanine--tRNA ligase translates to MKTDDLREAYLEFFASKGCVRKPSDVLAPNDPTVLFTPAGMNQFKREFMGLGDPSFKRATTCQKCIRTGDIENVGKTPRHMTFFEMLGNFSFGDYFKREAIHWAWEFLTKTLSISPNRLTFTVYQDDDEAFDIWHKEVGVPTDRIKRLGEDDNFWPAGAPTHGPNGVCGPCSEIFYHGDGIEEVEIWNLVFTQFNRVGPGQLEPLPNKNIDTGMGLERAAAALQGAKSNFEIDLFIPIVAAAADALGIDYAKVKDSLDGVRIRRAADHARTLSFCLHENIRFGPEKQGYVIRRLLRRAVLDAYQMGRREPFLYTLAPVVAEAMKGGYPEIADSVPRIQHAIRDEEERFLRNLENGMRLLNDAFRKTKAAGSDVISGADAFDLHSTYGIPVEVTESLAADQNLRIDTEGFESARVKFAAVSRGSTEAADVFAVGPLDTLKEAYHQGSAFLGYTTTESPARVIGILEQGKLADYAQKSDGGPAIALVLDQTPFYGESGGQVGDVGVIKGKDFTFHVEDTKKENDFFLHLGRVVEGRVDVGAEATATVDAGRRQAIRRAHSATHLLHNALHKHLGKHAQQAGSKVEPDRLRFDFSNPEAVGKERLQAIEETVNDLVMTGAPVQWSLMPIAEAKTLGAMALFGEKYPEIVRVVQMGDFSRELCGGTHLDSVGQVGLFKILGEESVAAGTRRIVALTGKAALDFIRQEEAALGDLAASLRVPANQVSGRVAALLEEVKTLKKQASQRKPESGPKATADDLLTNARTAGDAVAVIASVEATADEMRVLIDGLRRKRPEGLAVLLAAASEGKVQLVAAFSKDLVDKGRHAGQWLKKVAPAVGGGGGGRPDMAQAGGKDPAKIPDALELAWTVVREELGG, encoded by the coding sequence ATGAAAACCGACGACCTTCGTGAAGCTTACCTGGAATTCTTCGCATCCAAGGGCTGCGTCCGCAAGCCGAGCGACGTGCTGGCGCCGAACGACCCGACGGTCCTCTTCACGCCGGCCGGGATGAACCAGTTCAAACGCGAGTTCATGGGCCTGGGCGACCCGTCCTTCAAGCGCGCCACGACCTGCCAGAAGTGCATCCGCACCGGCGACATCGAGAACGTCGGCAAGACCCCGCGGCACATGACGTTCTTCGAGATGCTGGGCAATTTCAGCTTCGGCGACTACTTCAAGCGCGAGGCGATTCACTGGGCCTGGGAGTTCCTCACCAAGACCCTCTCGATCTCCCCCAATCGGCTGACCTTCACCGTCTACCAGGACGACGACGAAGCGTTCGATATCTGGCACAAGGAGGTGGGCGTCCCTACCGACCGCATCAAGCGGCTGGGCGAAGACGACAACTTCTGGCCCGCCGGAGCCCCGACTCACGGTCCCAACGGCGTCTGCGGCCCGTGCTCGGAGATCTTCTACCACGGCGACGGCATCGAGGAAGTCGAGATCTGGAACCTCGTCTTCACCCAGTTCAACCGCGTCGGGCCGGGCCAGCTCGAACCGCTGCCGAACAAGAACATCGACACCGGCATGGGCCTCGAACGCGCGGCCGCCGCCCTTCAGGGGGCCAAGTCGAACTTCGAGATCGACCTGTTCATCCCGATCGTCGCCGCCGCGGCCGATGCGCTGGGGATCGACTACGCCAAGGTGAAGGACAGCCTCGACGGCGTCCGCATCCGGCGGGCCGCCGACCACGCCCGGACGCTCTCCTTCTGCCTTCACGAGAACATCCGGTTCGGCCCTGAGAAGCAAGGTTACGTCATCCGCCGCCTGCTCCGCCGGGCCGTGCTCGACGCCTACCAGATGGGCCGCCGCGAGCCCTTCCTGTACACGCTCGCCCCGGTCGTCGCCGAGGCCATGAAGGGCGGCTACCCCGAGATCGCCGACAGCGTCCCGCGCATCCAGCACGCGATCCGGGATGAGGAGGAGCGGTTCCTCCGCAACCTGGAAAACGGGATGCGGCTGCTGAACGACGCGTTCCGCAAGACCAAGGCCGCCGGCTCTGACGTGATCTCCGGGGCCGACGCCTTCGACCTGCACTCCACCTACGGCATCCCCGTCGAGGTCACCGAGAGCCTCGCCGCCGACCAGAATCTGCGGATCGACACGGAGGGCTTTGAATCGGCCCGCGTCAAGTTCGCCGCCGTCTCGCGAGGCTCCACCGAGGCCGCCGACGTCTTCGCCGTCGGCCCGCTCGACACCCTCAAGGAAGCCTACCACCAGGGCTCCGCGTTCCTCGGCTACACGACGACCGAGTCGCCGGCCAGGGTGATCGGCATCCTGGAACAGGGGAAGCTCGCCGACTACGCGCAGAAGTCCGACGGCGGCCCCGCGATCGCCCTGGTTCTCGACCAGACTCCGTTCTACGGAGAGTCCGGCGGCCAGGTCGGCGACGTGGGCGTCATCAAGGGGAAGGACTTCACGTTCCACGTCGAGGACACGAAGAAGGAGAACGACTTCTTCCTGCACCTGGGCCGGGTCGTCGAGGGCCGCGTGGACGTCGGCGCCGAAGCGACGGCGACCGTCGACGCCGGACGTCGCCAGGCGATCCGCCGGGCCCACTCCGCCACCCACCTGCTCCACAACGCGCTCCACAAGCACCTGGGCAAGCACGCCCAGCAGGCCGGCAGCAAGGTGGAGCCCGACCGGCTCCGGTTCGACTTCTCCAACCCGGAGGCCGTCGGCAAGGAGCGGCTCCAGGCGATCGAGGAGACCGTCAACGACCTCGTGATGACGGGTGCTCCGGTCCAGTGGTCCTTGATGCCGATCGCCGAGGCGAAGACGCTGGGCGCGATGGCCCTCTTCGGCGAGAAGTACCCGGAGATCGTCCGCGTCGTCCAGATGGGGGACTTCTCCCGCGAGCTTTGCGGCGGTACCCACCTCGACAGCGTCGGCCAGGTCGGCCTGTTCAAGATCCTCGGTGAAGAGTCGGTGGCCGCCGGCACGCGCCGGATCGTCGCCCTGACGGGCAAGGCCGCGCTCGACTTCATCCGCCAGGAAGAGGCGGCGCTCGGAGACCTTGCGGCCAGCCTGCGAGTCCCCGCCAATCAGGTCAGCGGCCGGGTGGCGGCCCTGCTGGAGGAGGTCAAGACCCTCAAGAAGCAGGCCTCCCAGCGCAAGCCGGAATCCGGCCCCAAGGCGACGGCCGACGACCTGCTCACGAACGCCCGCACGGCCGGCGACGCCGTCGCCGTCATCGCCTCCGTCGAGGCGACCGCCGACGAGATGCGCGTCCTCATCGACGGCCTCCGCCGCAAGCGTCCCGAGGGCCTGGCCGTGCTGCTGGCCGCGGCCTCCGAAGGCAAGGTGCAGCTCGTCGCCGCGTTCTCCAAGGACCTCGTCGACAAGGGCCGGCACGCCGGCCAGTGGCTGAAGAAGGTCGCCCCGGCGGTGGGCGGCGGCGGCGGCGGCCGTCCCGACATGGCCCAGGCCGGCGGCAAGGACCCCGCCAAGATCCCCGACGCCCTCGAACTGGCGTGGACCGTCGTCCGCGAGGAACTCGGGGGGTGA
- a CDS encoding Minf_1886 family protein, translating into MSTFRDEIGRVISKDPRYSLEAYAFVLESLHLARNRKIREARRQSRERAARTSRGRSSKKAKAEPTSGHVSGRQVCLAARRLALREYGLLAGPVLAQWGLRSTSDIGEIVYNLIASGDLDKTPEDRREDFDDVFDFGVDFQPKPLADDDPEEDESTEDDES; encoded by the coding sequence ATGAGCACCTTCCGTGACGAGATCGGCCGGGTCATCTCCAAAGACCCTCGCTACTCGCTGGAGGCCTACGCCTTCGTGCTGGAGTCGCTCCACCTGGCTCGCAACCGGAAGATCCGCGAGGCCCGGCGGCAGAGTCGGGAACGAGCCGCCCGGACCTCTCGCGGCCGCTCGTCGAAGAAGGCGAAGGCCGAGCCGACTTCGGGCCACGTCTCCGGTCGGCAGGTCTGCCTGGCGGCCCGTCGGCTGGCCCTGCGCGAATACGGCCTGCTGGCCGGGCCGGTGCTCGCTCAGTGGGGCCTGCGCTCCACGTCGGACATCGGCGAAATCGTTTACAACCTGATCGCCTCCGGCGACCTCGACAAGACCCCCGAGGACCGCCGCGAGGACTTCGACGACGTCTTCGACTTCGGCGTCGACTTCCAACCGAAGCCCCTGGCCGACGACGACCCCGAAGAAGACGAGAGCACGGAGGACGACGAATCATGA
- a CDS encoding trypsin-like peptidase domain-containing protein codes for MALLLCLVCSGIAWQEAPPTAPATASPAMDVVTAFEKVLTDVVARTEGSVVAIHRNKEENARETQAVRGRNRPPRTEVMELPLQARLTSPTAISFDFGSGVVIGDEGEILTTFHVVRGATTLIVRAAERQEFEAEVISADPRSDLAVIAPVAGPGRPKPRLKPIPLGDSGQLRKGSFLIALGNPFNAAAQDGRANASWGILSNIARQAAFDAEARSDQRLGLQLPHYPTLLQLDSKLNLGMSGGAVVNMKGELVGLTTTAASPSGYDAMAGYAFPMDAIGRRVVQTLKEGREVEYGLLGVRYLPGPKNNVIDVVTPNSPASQGKLMPGDSIVAINDVPVLDFASLMVAVSAHAPGDKLNLKLIRNGQELEKTLVIGKFPVEGEIIASVRPASWRGLRVDHPSLMIGAPIGIVPDEGLPTGVVIREVETESPADKAGLRPYQSIRQVGDQSVSNPAEFAKAVAGLKGPVRLMTDRGPIVVEP; via the coding sequence ATGGCGCTTCTGCTCTGCCTGGTCTGTTCGGGGATCGCGTGGCAAGAGGCGCCTCCGACCGCGCCGGCGACGGCCTCCCCGGCGATGGACGTCGTCACGGCGTTCGAAAAGGTCCTTACTGACGTCGTCGCCCGGACCGAAGGCTCGGTGGTGGCGATCCACCGCAACAAGGAAGAGAACGCCCGCGAGACGCAGGCGGTTCGCGGGCGCAACCGCCCCCCCCGAACCGAGGTGATGGAGCTTCCGCTCCAGGCCCGCCTCACCAGCCCCACGGCGATTTCCTTCGATTTCGGCTCGGGCGTCGTGATCGGCGACGAGGGGGAGATCCTCACGACCTTCCACGTCGTCCGCGGCGCGACCACCTTGATCGTCCGAGCGGCCGAACGCCAGGAATTCGAGGCCGAGGTCATCTCCGCCGACCCCCGCAGCGACCTCGCCGTCATCGCCCCGGTCGCCGGCCCTGGCCGGCCCAAACCCCGGCTCAAGCCGATCCCCCTCGGCGACTCCGGGCAGCTCCGCAAGGGGTCGTTCCTGATCGCGCTGGGCAACCCGTTCAACGCGGCGGCTCAGGACGGCCGGGCCAACGCAAGCTGGGGCATCCTGTCGAACATCGCCCGCCAGGCAGCCTTCGACGCCGAGGCCCGCAGCGATCAGCGCCTCGGCCTGCAACTCCCTCACTACCCGACGCTGCTCCAGCTCGACAGCAAGCTGAACCTCGGCATGAGCGGCGGGGCGGTCGTCAACATGAAGGGGGAGTTGGTGGGTCTGACCACCACCGCCGCCAGCCCTTCCGGCTACGACGCGATGGCCGGCTACGCCTTCCCGATGGACGCCATCGGCCGCCGGGTCGTGCAGACGCTCAAGGAAGGTCGTGAAGTCGAGTACGGCCTGCTAGGCGTCCGATACCTGCCCGGCCCGAAGAACAACGTGATCGACGTCGTCACCCCCAACTCGCCGGCCTCTCAGGGAAAGCTCATGCCGGGCGACTCCATCGTCGCCATCAACGACGTCCCAGTGCTGGACTTCGCCTCTCTCATGGTCGCCGTCAGCGCCCACGCCCCCGGCGACAAGCTTAACCTGAAGCTCATCCGCAACGGTCAGGAGTTGGAGAAGACCCTCGTCATCGGCAAGTTCCCCGTCGAGGGCGAGATCATCGCCTCCGTCCGTCCCGCCTCGTGGCGAGGCCTCCGCGTGGATCACCCCAGCCTCATGATCGGCGCCCCCATCGGCATCGTCCCCGACGAGGGCCTCCCCACCGGCGTCGTCATCCGCGAGGTCGAGACCGAATCCCCCGCCGACAAGGCCGGACTAAGGCCCTACCAGTCCATCCGCCAGGTCGGCGACCAATCCGTCTCCAATCCCGCCGAGTTCGCCAAGGCCGTCGCCGGCCTCAAAGGCCCCGTCCGCCTCATGACCGACCGCGGCCCGATCGTCGTCGAGCCGTGA
- a CDS encoding HNH endonuclease: protein MDRKLESLVWERAEGRCEYCQMLANDDVLPFEIDHIIAEQHQGSTSEENLCLACFACNRHKGPNVAGVDPLTGKVAPLFHPRRQHWSRHFRWQGAVLTGRTASGRATVVTLAINLDYRVDLRQSLIDEGVFPHR, encoded by the coding sequence ATGGATCGCAAGCTGGAGAGTTTGGTCTGGGAGCGGGCTGAGGGTCGCTGTGAATACTGCCAGATGTTGGCGAACGACGACGTACTGCCCTTCGAGATCGACCATATCATCGCCGAGCAGCACCAGGGCTCGACTTCCGAAGAGAATCTTTGCCTTGCCTGCTTTGCTTGCAATCGCCACAAAGGACCGAACGTCGCAGGGGTTGATCCCCTTACTGGGAAGGTCGCACCTCTGTTCCATCCTCGACGGCAGCATTGGTCGCGTCACTTTCGATGGCAAGGGGCCGTCCTGACAGGACGAACGGCGAGCGGAAGAGCGACCGTCGTCACATTAGCCATCAACCTCGATTACCGTGTCGACCTTCGTCAAAGCCTGATCGATGAGGGTGTCTTTCCACATCGGTGA
- a CDS encoding PSP1 domain-containing protein, translating into MGYVVRYGRMRILGACHDASGAEHSRGRRVVVRSDRGVELGEVLCPLTDRAAKALEQREPGEILREADAADLQHEQTLPEQEKAAFATCREFISRRRLQMNLVDVEILFGRERIIFYYLAEKRVDFRELVRDLARALRTRIEMRQIGVRDEAKLLADYGDCGKPVCCNTHLSQMPPVSMKMAKIQKTTLDPSKISGRCGRLKCCLRYEYDAYREAEKTLPPNGARVETAKGRGRVVALDVLAGRLVVEFEDGRRIIIAAADVLSVEPRSRGPRRPDAETDDETDSDAGFDE; encoded by the coding sequence ATGGGTTACGTCGTGCGATATGGGCGGATGCGGATCCTGGGCGCATGCCATGACGCCTCTGGCGCGGAGCACTCGCGCGGGCGTCGCGTGGTGGTCCGCAGCGACCGAGGCGTGGAACTGGGCGAGGTTCTCTGTCCGCTCACCGACCGCGCCGCCAAGGCGCTGGAGCAGCGCGAGCCTGGCGAGATCCTCCGCGAGGCCGACGCCGCCGACCTTCAGCACGAACAGACTCTGCCGGAACAGGAGAAGGCCGCCTTCGCCACCTGCCGGGAGTTCATCTCTCGCCGCCGGCTTCAAATGAACCTGGTGGACGTGGAGATCCTCTTCGGCCGCGAGCGGATCATCTTCTACTACCTGGCCGAGAAGCGGGTCGACTTCCGCGAGCTGGTCCGCGACCTGGCCCGCGCCCTCCGGACGCGGATCGAGATGCGGCAGATCGGCGTTCGCGACGAGGCCAAGCTGCTGGCCGACTACGGCGACTGCGGCAAGCCGGTCTGTTGCAACACCCACCTCAGCCAGATGCCTCCCGTCTCCATGAAGATGGCCAAGATCCAGAAGACGACGCTCGACCCGTCCAAGATCTCGGGCCGCTGCGGCCGGCTGAAATGCTGCCTGAGATACGAATACGACGCCTATCGCGAGGCCGAAAAGACGCTGCCCCCCAACGGAGCCCGAGTCGAGACGGCCAAGGGCCGGGGCCGCGTGGTGGCGCTCGACGTGCTGGCGGGACGGCTGGTGGTCGAGTTCGAGGACGGCCGGCGGATCATCATCGCCGCGGCCGACGTTCTGTCCGTCGAGCCGCGCTCCCGAGGCCCGCGCCGGCCTGACGCCGAGACCGACGACGAAACCGACTCCGACGCGGGGTTCGACGAATGA
- a CDS encoding Trm112 family protein yields the protein MIKDELLALLVCPLGRAPLRREGDSLVCTRCGLRYAINDGIPNMLYEEAELPEGVKSIAELECAKTADVKAS from the coding sequence ATGATCAAAGACGAACTGCTGGCCCTCCTGGTCTGCCCTCTGGGCCGCGCCCCCCTGCGGCGCGAGGGCGATTCCCTGGTCTGCACCCGCTGCGGCCTCCGCTACGCGATCAACGACGGCATCCCCAACATGCTGTACGAGGAAGCCGAGCTTCCTGAGGGCGTCAAATCGATCGCCGAGCTCGAATGCGCCAAGACGGCCGACGTGAAGGCGTCCTGA